The Bacteroidota bacterium genome includes a region encoding these proteins:
- the plsY gene encoding glycerol-3-phosphate 1-O-acyltransferase PlsY — translation MVTLVLILILSYLVGSIPGSLWVGKWIYKVDLRKHGSGNPGATNAYRILGWKAGLLSTIVDMGKGFVAAGVIANLRWDALPVWLSGDQAWLLLALFAGIAAVLGHMFPVFARFKGGKGVNTAAGVLLAVTPLNMLFSFIAFCLVLWRTRYVSLSSMTAAATYPASLLLQKYVFNKPDVETSLIVFGVVLALVIIVAHRSNIKRLLAGSESRISWVKTPVSLENAGD, via the coding sequence ATGGTTACCCTGGTTCTCATTCTGATCCTCAGTTACCTGGTTGGATCAATCCCCGGCAGCCTCTGGGTTGGCAAATGGATCTACAAGGTAGATCTGCGAAAACACGGCAGTGGAAATCCTGGGGCTACAAATGCATACAGAATCCTGGGCTGGAAAGCCGGATTGTTGTCTACCATCGTTGACATGGGCAAAGGGTTTGTTGCTGCTGGTGTCATTGCAAACCTGCGCTGGGATGCCTTGCCTGTATGGCTTTCTGGTGACCAGGCCTGGTTGTTGCTGGCTTTATTTGCCGGCATCGCTGCAGTGCTTGGGCACATGTTTCCCGTATTTGCGCGGTTCAAAGGAGGTAAAGGTGTAAACACCGCCGCGGGCGTATTGCTGGCTGTTACGCCCCTTAACATGTTGTTCTCTTTCATCGCATTTTGCCTCGTTTTGTGGCGAACGCGGTACGTTTCGCTCTCGTCAATGACAGCAGCAGCAACCTATCCCGCGTCTTTGCTGCTTCAGAAATACGTATTTAACAAACCGGACGTCGAAACAAGCCTTATTGTATTTGGCGTTGTTTTGGCACTGGTAATTATTGTTGCGCATCGTTCGAATATCAAACGACTGCTTGCTGGTTCAGAAAGTCGAATCTCCTGGGTGAAAACACCCGTATCATTGGAAAACGCTGGAGATTAG